One region of Chryseobacterium sp. C-71 genomic DNA includes:
- a CDS encoding MFS transporter, translating to MNNSSQKISVVEKIGYSLGDLAANLVFQTLVTYLAYFYTDIYGLKPEDASIITLTVGLLAGFVFNPMVGALADRTRTKWGKFRPWILLTAIPLGAAALFAFSTPDFSYKGKMIYAAVTYSVLLLLYAANNLPYAALSGVITGDMGERNSISSYRFVAVMFAQFFVQVFMLPIILSAGHGDKAAGIEVVMTWLAIIGTVMLLITFLTTKERVIPKPEQESTLSADLKDLKKNKPWIIMLTVTALIFITLAMKGGSYVYYFNNYVDETSLQQFISPITNFFNSIGMNFFGEDPRSAGFGLFNAGGIIMMIVGITFSKKFADKYGKRDAFIASLFISTLFVLAFIFYPPKSVGLMFLSQILHGFFYGIGTPLLWAMIADVADYSEWKNNRRATAIIFSAMMVGLKVGLSIGSSLVAYIIGQYGYISSEGAVSVLQPETVSTGAKMLVSVFPSIPFFLACGLLMFYEINKKKEIEIEHDLKERRKAKD from the coding sequence ATGAACAACTCATCTCAAAAAATATCTGTCGTTGAGAAAATCGGCTACAGTTTAGGAGATTTAGCCGCCAATCTGGTTTTCCAGACGCTTGTAACCTATTTAGCTTATTTTTACACCGATATTTACGGTTTAAAGCCGGAAGATGCATCCATCATTACACTTACGGTCGGTTTATTGGCTGGTTTTGTTTTTAATCCGATGGTTGGAGCTTTGGCAGACAGAACCCGCACAAAATGGGGAAAATTCCGTCCTTGGATTTTATTAACGGCAATTCCGTTGGGTGCTGCGGCACTTTTTGCGTTCAGCACACCCGATTTTTCTTATAAAGGAAAAATGATTTATGCAGCAGTTACTTACTCAGTTTTATTATTGCTTTATGCAGCCAATAATTTACCTTACGCAGCTTTAAGTGGCGTTATCACAGGTGATATGGGCGAAAGGAACAGTATTTCTTCTTACCGTTTTGTAGCTGTGATGTTTGCGCAGTTCTTCGTTCAGGTATTTATGCTGCCGATTATTTTATCAGCAGGACACGGTGATAAAGCAGCAGGAATCGAGGTGGTGATGACTTGGTTGGCAATTATCGGAACAGTAATGTTGCTCATCACTTTTCTCACAACCAAAGAAAGAGTCATTCCCAAGCCGGAGCAGGAATCTACTTTAAGCGCTGATTTGAAGGATTTAAAGAAAAACAAGCCGTGGATTATTATGTTAACAGTTACTGCATTGATTTTCATAACATTGGCAATGAAAGGCGGTTCGTATGTGTATTATTTCAACAATTATGTAGATGAAACCTCGCTTCAGCAATTTATATCACCGATTACCAATTTCTTCAATTCCATTGGGATGAATTTCTTTGGTGAAGACCCTCGTTCAGCTGGTTTCGGCTTGTTCAATGCAGGTGGAATCATTATGATGATTGTTGGAATCACTTTCTCGAAAAAGTTTGCAGATAAATATGGGAAAAGAGATGCATTTATCGCTTCACTCTTTATTTCAACACTATTCGTTTTAGCATTTATCTTTTACCCTCCAAAATCAGTCGGATTAATGTTCTTATCCCAGATTTTACACGGTTTCTTCTACGGAATCGGAACGCCATTGCTTTGGGCGATGATTGCCGACGTTGCCGATTATTCTGAATGGAAAAACAATAGACGTGCGACAGCAATTATTTTTTCAGCAATGATGGTCGGTTTGAAAGTCGGTTTGAGCATCGGAAGTTCGCTGGTTGCTTACATCATAGGTCAGTACGGTTATATTTCTTCAGAAGGAGCAGTGAGTGTTTTACAGCCGGAAACCGTTTCCACAGGTGCCAAAATGCTGGTCAGCGTATTCCCGTCAATCCCGTTCTTTTTAGCGTGTGGATTGCTGATGTTCTACGAAATCAATAAGAAGAAAGAAATCGAAATCGAGCACGACCTTAAAGAAAGAAGAAAGGCGAAAGATTAA
- a CDS encoding endo-1,4-beta-xylanase: protein MKKIIALLGILTLTVSCKTANTATSNDSLKNAFKNKFYIGTAMSLPQIYEKDVKSVEIIKNQFSSIVAENCMKSMFLQPEEGKFFFDDADKFVAFGEKNKMFIIGHTLIWHSQLPKWFFVDKDGKDVSAEVLKQRMKNHITTVVTRYKGRVKGWDVVNEAIMEDGTYRKSKFYEILGEEFIPLAFQYAQEADPNAELYYNDYNEWHPGKVKTVSKMVQTLKSRKIRIDGVGMQTHVGLDTPTLDEYEKAILDYTANGVKVNVTEMEISALPSPWGTSANVADKVEYDAKMNPYTAGLPENVKTEWENRYLDFFRLFLKHQDKIRRVTLWGTTDAQSWKNDFPVKGRTDYPLLFDRNNQAKPVVEKIIQLTKEK, encoded by the coding sequence ATGAAAAAAATAATAGCATTATTAGGAATTTTAACCTTAACCGTCTCCTGCAAGACAGCCAACACAGCAACTTCCAACGATTCCCTTAAAAACGCATTCAAAAATAAATTCTACATCGGAACAGCGATGAGTCTTCCGCAGATTTACGAGAAAGATGTAAAGTCTGTAGAAATTATTAAAAATCAGTTCAGCTCTATCGTTGCAGAAAACTGTATGAAATCGATGTTTCTTCAACCTGAAGAAGGCAAATTCTTTTTTGATGACGCCGATAAATTTGTTGCTTTCGGAGAGAAAAATAAAATGTTCATCATCGGTCATACTTTGATTTGGCATTCGCAGTTACCCAAATGGTTTTTCGTAGACAAAGATGGGAAAGATGTTTCTGCTGAAGTCTTAAAACAAAGAATGAAAAATCACATTACCACAGTTGTGACAAGATACAAAGGTCGTGTGAAAGGTTGGGATGTGGTAAATGAAGCGATTATGGAAGATGGAACTTACAGAAAATCTAAGTTTTACGAAATTTTAGGCGAAGAATTTATTCCGTTGGCTTTCCAATACGCTCAGGAAGCAGACCCGAATGCAGAACTGTATTACAATGATTATAACGAATGGCATCCCGGAAAAGTAAAAACCGTGAGCAAAATGGTTCAAACTCTAAAATCCAGAAAAATCCGCATCGATGGAGTAGGAATGCAGACCCACGTTGGTCTTGATACACCAACCCTTGACGAATACGAAAAAGCAATTCTTGACTACACAGCAAACGGCGTAAAAGTAAATGTTACTGAAATGGAAATCAGCGCACTTCCATCACCTTGGGGAACTTCTGCTAATGTTGCAGACAAAGTTGAATATGATGCGAAAATGAATCCTTACACAGCTGGACTACCCGAAAATGTAAAAACAGAATGGGAAAACCGCTATCTGGATTTTTTCAGATTATTTCTGAAACATCAGGACAAAATCAGAAGAGTAACCTTGTGGGGAACTACAGATGCTCAATCTTGGAAAAATGATTTTCCGGTAAAAGGCAGAACAGATTATCCGTTACTTTTCGACCGGAATAATCAGGCAAAACCTGTAGTAGAAAAAATCATTCAGTTAACAAAAGAAAAATAA
- a CDS encoding glycoside hydrolase family 43 protein — protein sequence MKKAKYLFPKDYMADPSVHVFEGKIYIYPSHDRESGIEENDNGDHFDMNDYHVFSLDDVENGEITDHGVVLSVKDIPWSGRQLWDCDVAFKNGKYYMYFPLKDKNDIFRIGVAVSDKPYGPFIPEKHPMLGSYSIDPCIFEEEGKHYMYFGGIWGGQLQRYRNNKALESAIIPNDDEPAIPSKVVLLSDDMLEFGEEPKDVLILDENGNPLLHGDKHRFFEASWMHKYNNKYYFSYSTGDTHLICYATGDNPYGPFTFQGEILTPVVGWTTHHSIVEFKGKWYLFFHDSVPSEGKTWLRSMKVVELEYDSNGKIKTIEGLGE from the coding sequence ATGAAAAAAGCAAAATATCTATTCCCGAAAGATTATATGGCAGACCCTTCCGTACACGTTTTTGAAGGCAAAATATATATTTATCCATCACACGACCGTGAAAGCGGCATCGAAGAAAATGACAACGGAGACCATTTTGATATGAACGATTATCACGTTTTCTCGTTGGATGATGTAGAAAACGGCGAAATCACAGACCACGGTGTTGTCCTTTCGGTAAAAGATATTCCTTGGTCGGGAAGACAATTGTGGGATTGTGATGTGGCATTCAAAAATGGAAAATATTATATGTATTTTCCGTTAAAAGATAAAAATGACATCTTCAGAATCGGTGTTGCGGTAAGCGACAAACCTTACGGACCTTTTATTCCGGAGAAACATCCGATGTTGGGAAGTTATAGCATCGACCCGTGTATTTTCGAAGAAGAAGGAAAACATTATATGTATTTTGGTGGAATCTGGGGCGGACAATTGCAGCGTTACAGAAACAACAAAGCCTTAGAATCTGCGATAATTCCAAATGATGATGAACCGGCAATTCCTTCAAAAGTTGTTTTATTAAGCGATGATATGCTTGAATTCGGAGAAGAACCAAAAGACGTTCTTATTCTGGACGAAAACGGAAATCCTTTGCTTCACGGCGACAAACACCGCTTTTTCGAAGCGTCCTGGATGCATAAATACAATAACAAATATTATTTCTCATATTCTACCGGCGACACACATTTGATTTGTTATGCCACAGGCGATAATCCTTATGGTCCATTTACTTTTCAGGGAGAAATTCTGACGCCTGTCGTTGGATGGACAACTCATCACAGCATCGTTGAATTCAAAGGAAAATGGTATCTATTCTTCCACGACTCTGTTCCGAGTGAAGGAAAAACCTGGCTCAGAAGTATGAAAGTGGTAGAACTGGAATATGACAGCAATGGTAAAATTAAGACCATAGAAGGCTTAGGTGAATAA
- a CDS encoding alpha-glucuronidase has protein sequence MSYFRLYILLFLIIPLTIFAEDGSQLWLRFPARNGISADKIISKRNNPTLNIAKKELMNHWQGQEIELRTDKSLKNLKGGYTIKSVQNKLVISAEKEIGLLYGVYHILRLQQTKSILKNLNITEKPSYDIRILNHWDNLDGTIERGYAGHSLWKWEDLPNTISPRYEEYARANASIGINATVLNNVNASPNMLRKDYLEKVKVLADIFRSYGIKVYLSVNFSSPKVLDGLENSDPLNKDVQKWWKDKASEIYKLIPDFGGFLVKANSEGQPGPQDYGRTHADGANMMADILKPYGGIVMWRAFVYSPSKEDRAKQAYLEFVPLDGKFRDNVIVQIKNGPVDFQPREAFNPLFGALKKTSEMVEFQITQEYLGQANHLVYLAPLFKETLDSDTYSDGKGSTIAKITDGTLRPAKLTAISAVSNIGEDKNWTGHHFAQANWYAFGRLAWNHDLTSEQIADEWIKMTFTDNEKFLNPVKQMMLTSRETAVDYMMPLGLHHIFAGMHHYGPEPWGDYKGTRADWSPVYYHQANTQGLGFDRTKTGSNAVSQYFAPLNDIYGNIKTTPENLILWFHHVPWDYHMKDGKTLWEELSYKYDTGVKNVRDYQKIWDKMQPYVDEERFTEVQSKLKIQAKDAVWWKDACLLYFQTFSKMPIPYDIERPVHELEDLKKIKLNMGHHN, from the coding sequence ATGAGCTATTTCCGACTGTATATCCTATTATTTCTAATAATTCCATTAACCATTTTCGCAGAAGACGGAAGTCAGCTTTGGCTTCGGTTTCCGGCAAGGAACGGAATTTCGGCAGATAAAATTATTTCCAAAAGAAACAATCCGACCTTAAATATCGCCAAAAAAGAATTAATGAATCATTGGCAAGGTCAGGAAATTGAACTTCGGACAGATAAATCTTTGAAAAATTTGAAGGGTGGTTATACCATAAAATCAGTTCAGAATAAACTGGTTATTTCTGCCGAAAAAGAAATTGGATTATTGTACGGAGTTTATCATATTTTACGTTTGCAGCAGACAAAATCTATATTAAAAAATCTGAATATTACCGAAAAACCATCGTACGATATCAGAATTCTCAACCATTGGGACAATCTGGATGGAACCATTGAACGCGGTTATGCAGGGCATTCGCTTTGGAAATGGGAAGATTTACCGAACACCATTTCGCCGAGATACGAAGAATATGCAAGAGCAAATGCATCTATCGGGATAAATGCAACTGTTCTCAATAATGTGAATGCTTCACCAAATATGCTCCGTAAAGACTATCTTGAAAAGGTAAAAGTTCTGGCAGATATCTTCAGATCTTATGGAATCAAAGTTTATTTATCAGTCAATTTTTCGTCGCCTAAAGTTTTGGACGGATTGGAAAATTCTGACCCGTTGAATAAAGATGTTCAAAAATGGTGGAAAGATAAAGCATCAGAAATTTATAAACTGATACCTGACTTCGGAGGATTTTTGGTAAAAGCCAATTCGGAAGGACAACCGGGACCGCAGGATTACGGAAGAACCCACGCAGACGGCGCCAATATGATGGCTGACATTTTGAAACCTTATGGCGGAATCGTAATGTGGAGAGCCTTTGTGTACAGTCCGAGCAAAGAAGACCGAGCAAAACAGGCTTATCTGGAATTTGTTCCGCTAGACGGGAAATTCAGAGATAATGTGATTGTTCAGATTAAAAACGGACCTGTTGATTTTCAGCCTCGTGAAGCGTTTAATCCGCTTTTCGGAGCTTTGAAAAAAACTTCCGAAATGGTTGAATTTCAAATTACTCAGGAATATTTAGGGCAAGCCAATCATCTGGTTTACCTTGCTCCTTTATTCAAGGAAACTTTGGACAGCGATACGTATTCCGACGGAAAAGGTTCTACGATTGCGAAAATTACAGACGGAACTTTAAGACCTGCAAAATTAACCGCAATTTCTGCTGTTTCAAACATTGGGGAAGACAAAAACTGGACGGGACATCATTTTGCACAGGCCAATTGGTATGCTTTCGGACGTTTAGCTTGGAACCACGATTTGACTTCGGAACAGATTGCCGACGAATGGATTAAAATGACCTTCACTGACAACGAAAAATTCCTCAATCCTGTAAAACAAATGATGCTCACTTCAAGGGAAACGGCGGTAGATTATATGATGCCACTTGGTTTGCACCATATTTTTGCAGGAATGCATCATTACGGACCGGAACCGTGGGGTGACTATAAAGGTACGAGAGCAGACTGGTCACCGGTATACTATCATCAGGCAAATACGCAGGGTTTAGGTTTTGACAGAACCAAAACGGGAAGCAATGCTGTTTCACAATATTTTGCTCCACTCAACGACATCTACGGAAATATCAAAACGACTCCCGAAAACCTTATTCTCTGGTTTCATCACGTTCCGTGGGATTATCACATGAAAGACGGTAAAACTTTGTGGGAAGAACTATCATACAAATATGATACAGGTGTAAAAAACGTCAGAGATTATCAGAAAATCTGGGACAAAATGCAGCCTTATGTTGATGAAGAAAGATTTACCGAAGTTCAATCAAAATTAAAGATTCAGGCAAAAGATGCCGTTTGGTGGAAGGATGCTTGTCTGTTGTATTTCCAGACGTTTTCAAAAATGCCAATTCCTTATGATATCGAAAGACCGGTTCACGAATTGGAAGATCTGAAGAAGATTAAACTCAATATGGGACATCATAACTAA
- a CDS encoding AraC family transcriptional regulator: MKHHSPAFEAINPNIGSSFTSLKFQRNENIKSHVWHYHPEIELILVKGGSGKRQIGSNISYFTEGDLVLIGSNLPHCGLTNENTNNDYEMVIQFKPDFLGEKIWENPEMKKIHAMLEKSKSGMVFGDDVKKVMRKKISQMHQLESLEKLLKFFEILHELSVTDDYRILNAGKYYLRTQVEDNERINHIFNYVKDHFKEQITLDEIAGLANMKVPSFCRYFKKITNKTFTQFVNEYRITHSLKLLAEKPLSITDVCFESGFNNFSYFNKTFKEYIKKSPSQYRKEFNYVME, encoded by the coding sequence ATGAAACATCACAGTCCTGCATTTGAAGCCATCAATCCTAATATAGGAAGCAGTTTTACGAGTCTTAAGTTTCAGAGAAATGAAAATATTAAATCCCACGTTTGGCATTATCACCCTGAGATTGAATTGATTTTGGTAAAAGGCGGTTCTGGCAAAAGGCAGATAGGAAGTAATATTTCTTACTTTACGGAAGGTGATTTGGTGCTGATTGGTAGTAACTTACCACATTGTGGTTTAACCAATGAAAATACCAATAACGATTACGAAATGGTGATTCAGTTTAAACCTGATTTTTTAGGTGAAAAGATTTGGGAAAACCCAGAAATGAAAAAAATTCACGCAATGCTAGAAAAATCAAAAAGCGGAATGGTCTTTGGCGACGATGTGAAAAAAGTAATGAGAAAAAAGATTTCACAGATGCATCAGTTAGAATCCTTAGAAAAGCTGTTGAAGTTTTTTGAAATTCTGCACGAGCTTTCAGTCACAGATGATTATAGAATTCTCAACGCCGGAAAATATTACCTGCGAACTCAGGTTGAGGATAACGAGAGGATTAATCATATTTTCAATTATGTAAAAGATCATTTTAAAGAGCAGATTACGTTGGACGAAATTGCCGGTTTAGCAAATATGAAAGTGCCTTCTTTCTGCCGTTATTTCAAAAAAATCACAAACAAAACTTTCACTCAATTTGTCAATGAATATCGTATTACACATTCTCTGAAACTGCTTGCCGAAAAACCTTTAAGTATTACAGATGTTTGTTTTGAAAGCGGTTTTAATAATTTCAGCTATTTCAACAAAACTTTTAAGGAATATATAAAGAAAAGTCCTTCTCAGTATCGTAAAGAGTTTAATTATGTAATGGAATGA
- the fsa gene encoding fructose-6-phosphate aldolase: protein MKFFIDTANLEQIKEANDLGILDGVTTNPSLMAKEGISGTEAILQHYKDICEIVDGDISAEVLSTTYEEMIAEGEILAAIHPNIVVKIPMIKDGVKALKYFSNKGIKTNCTLIFSAGQALLAAKAGASYVSPFLGRLDDISTDSLNLIEEIRLIFDNYGYETEILAASVRHSMHIINCAKIGADVVTCPIQPILSLLKHPLTDSGLEQFVKDSQKMQ, encoded by the coding sequence ATGAAATTTTTTATCGACACTGCAAACTTAGAGCAGATAAAAGAAGCTAACGACCTCGGAATTCTGGATGGCGTTACAACCAATCCATCCTTGATGGCAAAAGAAGGAATCAGCGGAACAGAAGCTATTTTGCAACATTACAAAGACATTTGCGAAATTGTAGACGGAGATATTTCTGCGGAAGTTCTTTCTACAACTTACGAAGAAATGATTGCAGAAGGCGAAATTCTTGCCGCTATTCATCCAAACATCGTTGTGAAAATCCCGATGATAAAAGATGGTGTAAAAGCTTTAAAATATTTTTCCAACAAAGGAATCAAAACCAACTGTACATTGATTTTTTCTGCAGGTCAGGCGCTTTTGGCAGCTAAAGCTGGTGCAAGCTACGTTTCTCCGTTTTTGGGAAGACTGGATGATATTTCAACAGACAGTTTGAATCTTATCGAAGAAATCCGTCTGATTTTCGATAATTATGGCTACGAAACAGAGATTTTAGCGGCTTCCGTAAGACACAGTATGCATATCATCAATTGCGCAAAAATTGGTGCCGATGTCGTGACTTGTCCGATTCAGCCGATTCTTTCTTTATTAAAACATCCTTTGACAGATTCAGGACTGGAGCAGTTCGTCAAAGATTCACAAAAAATGCAATAA
- a CDS encoding transketolase, protein MEHDISKLNRIASQVRRDIVRMVHACQSGHPGGSLGCTDFLVALYFDAMKRKEGFNMKGKDEDVFYLSNGHISPVFYSVLAHAGYFDKSELATFRKLNSRLQGHPTTHEHLPGVRIASGSLGQGLSVAIGHAVGKKLNKDKNLVFTLHGDGELQEGQNWEAIMYASHNKVDNLIATIDYNGQQIDGPTSKVLSLGNLKTKFEAFDWKVLEVENGNDMEEILKVLDEAKSLTGQGQPICILLKTGMGHGVDYMMGSHAWHGKAPNDEQLAKALDQLEETLGDY, encoded by the coding sequence ATGGAACACGATATTTCAAAACTTAATCGTATCGCTTCGCAGGTCAGAAGGGATATTGTAAGAATGGTTCACGCCTGTCAATCCGGTCATCCCGGCGGTTCGCTGGGTTGCACAGACTTTCTGGTCGCTCTTTATTTTGATGCGATGAAAAGAAAAGAAGGATTTAATATGAAGGGTAAAGATGAAGACGTTTTTTACCTGTCCAACGGTCATATTTCGCCTGTTTTTTACAGTGTTTTGGCGCACGCAGGTTATTTTGATAAGTCAGAACTGGCAACTTTCAGAAAACTGAATTCCAGATTACAAGGACATCCCACCACGCACGAGCATCTTCCGGGAGTTCGTATTGCTTCAGGTTCTCTTGGACAAGGTTTGTCGGTCGCAATTGGTCACGCAGTCGGTAAAAAACTCAACAAAGATAAAAATCTCGTTTTTACGCTTCACGGCGACGGTGAATTGCAGGAAGGACAAAACTGGGAAGCCATAATGTATGCCTCTCACAACAAGGTTGATAATTTGATAGCAACCATCGATTATAACGGTCAGCAGATTGACGGTCCGACTTCAAAAGTCCTTTCTTTAGGAAATCTTAAAACCAAATTCGAAGCCTTTGACTGGAAAGTTCTCGAAGTAGAAAACGGAAACGATATGGAAGAAATTCTTAAAGTCCTGGACGAAGCAAAATCGTTAACCGGACAAGGTCAGCCAATTTGCATTCTCCTGAAAACAGGAATGGGTCACGGTGTCGATTATATGATGGGAAGTCACGCTTGGCACGGAAAAGCGCCTAACGATGAGCAATTGGCAAAAGCATTAGACCAGCTTGAAGAAACTTTAGGAGATTATTAG